In Terriglobia bacterium, one DNA window encodes the following:
- a CDS encoding GAF domain-containing protein, protein MVQIHKIPAGFRRQRAISRQAVQDFNRSLLLIVDPESLQASIGARLTELFACDRILILQLDPERGTFKPTFSLGFDLNVLGNSPLRRHGRLAKWLLVNETCLIVPRTSGVDEYLSEAEQEMLGRLQIRFCVPLISLNRLTGIIMLGSEKAGWDLSPHDLELLQLLAGQASLAFENAYLYHEQRERLRRIYRAERLAAAGQLAAGVAHEIRNPLTAIRSTIQYAVHEYEESNPKRALLQELLTEVDRIDRTVNGLLSLTRLGEIVPEPVDIGDVLARSLTLVSAQAQRQGVEVKLAETAHRFQIMGDIGQLKQVFLNLLLNALQAMPDGGRLQTTVEEWQAGMTPVAGRWVQIRISDSGTGIPSEHLDKVFDPFFTTKREGTGLGLSVCHGIVHRHEGEIDLASEVGKGTIVTLRFPLL, encoded by the coding sequence ATGGTGCAAATACATAAGATCCCGGCAGGATTCCGGCGGCAGAGGGCCATCAGCCGGCAGGCCGTGCAGGACTTCAATCGCTCCCTGCTCCTCATCGTCGATCCGGAATCACTCCAGGCCAGCATCGGAGCGCGGCTGACCGAGCTGTTCGCATGTGATCGGATTCTGATCTTGCAGCTCGATCCCGAGAGAGGCACATTCAAGCCCACCTTCAGCCTCGGTTTCGACTTGAACGTCTTGGGCAATTCTCCTCTGCGCCGGCACGGGCGTCTGGCCAAATGGCTTCTCGTCAACGAGACTTGCCTTATCGTGCCCCGAACATCCGGGGTGGACGAATACCTGAGCGAAGCAGAGCAGGAGATGCTCGGCCGGTTGCAGATCCGTTTTTGCGTCCCCTTGATTTCGCTGAATCGTCTTACCGGCATCATCATGCTGGGATCGGAGAAAGCCGGGTGGGATTTGTCCCCCCACGACCTCGAGCTGCTCCAGCTGCTGGCGGGCCAGGCCAGCCTGGCGTTCGAGAATGCATACCTGTATCACGAGCAGCGCGAGCGCCTGCGGCGCATTTACCGGGCCGAGCGCCTTGCCGCGGCCGGCCAGCTCGCCGCGGGCGTCGCACATGAAATCCGCAATCCGCTCACCGCGATCCGGTCCACAATCCAATACGCCGTGCACGAATACGAGGAGTCCAATCCAAAGCGAGCGCTGTTGCAGGAGTTGCTGACCGAAGTAGATCGCATTGATCGCACTGTCAATGGTCTGCTCAGCCTGACCCGTCTTGGTGAGATCGTACCGGAGCCGGTCGACATCGGGGATGTGCTCGCCCGGTCGCTCACCCTGGTCAGTGCCCAGGCTCAGCGCCAGGGGGTCGAAGTGAAGCTCGCGGAAACGGCTCACCGTTTCCAGATCATGGGGGACATCGGACAACTCAAGCAGGTCTTTCTCAATCTCCTGCTGAACGCCCTTCAGGCCATGCCCGACGGAGGCCGTCTCCAGACAACCGTCGAGGAATGGCAGGCCGGAATGACTCCGGTCGCCGGCCGCTGGGTCCAGATCAGAATCAGCGACTCCGGAACAGGAATTCCGTCTGAACACCTGGACAAGGTCTTCGATCCATTTTTCACCACCAAACGGGAGGGGACGGGCTTAGGTTTATCCGTCTGCCACGGGATCGTTCATCGGCATGAGGGAGAGATAGACCTCGCCAGCGAGGTCGGCAAAGGAACGATAGTAACGCTGCGCTTCCCGCTGCTATGA
- a CDS encoding sigma-54 dependent transcriptional regulator, translating to MSRILIVDDEKQIRRILSVLLAEGGHAVLEAETGEEALTLQPEFQPNIILLDISLPGMGGMEVLQKLLERAPQADCIMMTAFGTIRSAVEAMRLGAFDYLAKPFDNDELLLIIDRALRMRSMNAELEDLRTELEARYGFNEIVGISPPMREVFRIMAKVAGVDATVLIAGESGTGKELVARALHRRSRRAAAPFVAVNCSAIPQDLIEAEFFGHRKGAFTGARESREGRFELAAGGSLFLDEVGDLSLEAQAKLLRALQEHEVTPVGGREPVPVDVRVIAATNKDLERAVRKGEFREDLFWRINVVNIKLPPLRDRIEDLPLLVDHLLDRFQSELKLAVKSVSPAARQLLLHYDWPGNVRELENTLCRSMILCDSHTLMPSDLPPRIRGEMRGRELSHGVEYDTIKLADAVKEATERLEKMLIISRLAQHHDNRTATAESLGISRKTLFNKMRDYHMDVTGVGPGQI from the coding sequence GTGAGTCGCATTCTGATTGTCGATGACGAAAAACAGATTCGCCGCATCCTGTCGGTCCTGCTCGCGGAGGGCGGGCACGCGGTCCTGGAAGCAGAAACCGGCGAGGAAGCATTGACGCTACAGCCGGAGTTTCAGCCCAATATCATTCTGCTCGACATCAGCCTGCCGGGCATGGGGGGCATGGAGGTTCTGCAGAAACTGCTGGAGCGGGCGCCGCAAGCGGACTGCATTATGATGACCGCCTTTGGCACGATCCGCTCGGCGGTCGAAGCCATGCGGCTCGGCGCCTTCGACTACCTGGCCAAGCCTTTCGACAATGACGAACTTCTCCTGATCATCGACCGCGCCTTGCGTATGCGCAGCATGAATGCGGAACTCGAAGACCTGCGGACGGAGCTGGAGGCGCGCTACGGCTTCAACGAGATCGTCGGGATCAGTCCCCCGATGCGGGAAGTCTTCCGAATCATGGCGAAAGTCGCGGGCGTCGATGCTACGGTTCTGATCGCCGGCGAGTCGGGAACCGGCAAGGAGCTGGTCGCGCGCGCGCTTCACCGCCGCAGCCGACGAGCCGCCGCTCCGTTTGTCGCCGTGAATTGCAGCGCGATCCCTCAGGATCTGATCGAGGCCGAGTTTTTCGGGCACCGGAAGGGCGCCTTTACCGGAGCGCGCGAAAGCAGGGAGGGAAGATTCGAGCTGGCTGCCGGCGGCTCACTCTTTCTCGACGAAGTGGGGGATCTGTCTCTCGAGGCTCAGGCGAAGTTGCTGCGTGCTCTGCAGGAACACGAAGTGACGCCCGTGGGCGGGCGCGAACCGGTCCCAGTCGATGTGAGGGTCATCGCGGCCACCAACAAGGACCTGGAACGGGCCGTCCGCAAGGGGGAGTTCCGCGAAGACCTTTTTTGGCGCATCAACGTCGTCAACATCAAGCTCCCCCCTTTGCGGGATCGGATCGAAGATCTGCCCCTGTTGGTCGACCACCTGCTTGACCGCTTCCAGTCGGAGCTGAAGCTTGCGGTCAAATCGGTCAGCCCGGCAGCACGCCAGCTGCTATTGCACTACGACTGGCCCGGAAATGTGCGGGAGCTGGAGAATACTCTGTGCCGGTCCATGATCCTTTGCGATAGCCACACTCTGATGCCGTCCGACCTTCCACCCCGTATCCGAGGTGAAATGCGTGGCAGAGAGCTCTCCCACGGTGTGGAATACGATACGATCAAGCTCGCCGACGCCGTCAAGGAAGCCACAGAGCGCCTCGAGAAAATGCTGATCATTTCCCGTCTTGCCCAACACCATGACAACCGGACCGCTACGGCCGAAAGCCTGGGCATCAGCCGCAAGACCCTCTTCAACAAAATGCGCGACTACCACATGGACGTTACCGGGGTAGGACCAGGACAAATTTAA
- a CDS encoding ABC transporter permease gives MLREIIIKEMRDQLLSLRLMLSFLLVLLLMVANALLFQAGNKQKLADYSRDVSLNLAALARRASSGFPLFQAFSFSDQLIYRRPNPLGFVAEGHDKDLPNVFQVNAFRLRAPEFNLRGNPLLWRFDNLDWAFIVTVLLSFAAIVLVYDGINGEKQRGTLRLMMSQPVSRATILLGKYFSAAIVLIIPLMAGILLDMLILGLGGSVQFEAGFVWRLTISFVLSVIYISLFVLLGLFLSARSKTPVISLVSGLLIWVFLVIVIPAGGNLTARGFVRLPTEDRVQEEAQRAWGEAVENYNQRHPHPDNWIMSGRWSPGEPLLRAFEADQAWGRVFQAYQDSKISQIKLGLKIAAFSPAALLTETLERTVESGIPHYENFLKSARRYQIELASYLDSKFPLDKTYPLKRDQATDRVLGGMQVDFASIPKFEDRPAPASEMAAPLLQNAAILTLINLILFTAAFVSFLRYDVR, from the coding sequence ATGCTCCGGGAAATCATCATAAAGGAAATGCGGGATCAGCTCCTGAGTCTGAGGTTGATGTTGTCCTTTCTGCTGGTCCTTCTCCTGATGGTCGCAAATGCCCTCCTGTTTCAGGCGGGAAACAAGCAGAAGCTCGCAGATTACAGCCGGGATGTAAGCCTGAATCTGGCGGCGCTGGCGCGGAGAGCCTCATCCGGCTTCCCCTTGTTCCAGGCATTCAGCTTTAGCGACCAGCTCATCTATCGGCGTCCGAATCCGCTGGGCTTCGTTGCCGAGGGCCACGACAAAGATCTGCCGAACGTTTTTCAAGTCAACGCATTCCGGCTCAGGGCTCCCGAGTTCAATCTGCGCGGCAATCCGCTTCTATGGCGGTTTGACAACCTGGACTGGGCCTTTATCGTGACTGTGCTTCTGAGCTTTGCAGCGATCGTGCTGGTCTATGACGGTATTAATGGCGAGAAACAACGAGGTACCTTGCGCCTGATGATGTCTCAACCGGTGTCGCGCGCAACCATCCTGCTTGGGAAATATTTTAGTGCTGCGATCGTGCTCATTATTCCACTCATGGCAGGGATTCTGTTGGACATGCTCATCCTCGGTCTTGGAGGCTCCGTCCAGTTCGAAGCGGGCTTCGTATGGAGGCTGACGATCAGTTTCGTGTTGAGCGTGATCTACATTTCTCTTTTTGTGCTGCTTGGGCTGTTCCTCTCGGCGCGCAGCAAGACGCCGGTCATCAGCTTGGTTTCGGGGCTCCTGATATGGGTATTCCTGGTAATCGTCATTCCGGCTGGCGGGAATCTGACTGCGCGGGGATTCGTGCGCCTGCCCACAGAGGATCGAGTCCAGGAAGAGGCACAGCGCGCCTGGGGCGAGGCGGTTGAAAACTACAACCAGCGCCATCCTCATCCGGATAATTGGATCATGAGCGGCAGGTGGTCTCCCGGCGAACCCTTGCTGCGGGCATTCGAAGCCGATCAGGCATGGGGCCGGGTTTTCCAGGCTTATCAGGACAGCAAGATATCCCAGATCAAGCTGGGGCTGAAGATTGCGGCATTCTCGCCGGCAGCTCTCCTGACAGAGACTTTGGAAAGAACGGTTGAGTCCGGAATTCCCCATTACGAGAACTTTTTGAAATCGGCGCGGCGCTATCAGATAGAGCTGGCGAGCTACCTCGACAGCAAGTTTCCCTTGGACAAGACATATCCGTTGAAACGCGACCAGGCTACTGATCGTGTCTTGGGCGGCATGCAGGTGGATTTTGCCTCCATCCCCAAATTCGAAGACCGGCCGGCGCCGGCATCCGAAATGGCCGCCCCCCTGCTCCAGAACGCTGCGATTCTGACCTTGATCAACCTCATCCTGTTCACTGCCGCCTTCGTCTCGTTCCTGCGCTACGACGTCCGCTGA